CCCTCCTCAACAGCGGACAAATGGACATAGCGGATCATTACCCCATGATCATATTGCACCCAGACGGAACGGCCTCTTAGCTTGTCCAATATATAGGTGGGGGTGTCGCTCAACTGAGCCGCCCAGGACAAATAGCTTTCCCGCTCCTCCAAGTCCATTTCCACATAGTCATTGTCAGCCCGCACGACAATGCCATCGGCCACTGATAAGACCGGCGTGTCCAAACCAATGTCAATACCTGTCACTCCTGCATACCAGTCGATCCCTTCATGATAACCGTTCCGGTAAGGCCGGGGAGCACCTGGAAGATGGGATTCCCTGGTACTGATCTGGGCCCCAGGAATGGGATTGGACAAAAAGGACAGGTAGTTGATCAGATCATCTGCTGATAAGGCCTTGAGATCAGAAGTGGTTTGACCGTGCTGACTGAAGGTAGCTATTGCTTCATCATCCAGCCATAACTGCACCTTCTCATCCGTTTCCAGGAGCTCATATTCTGCCTCCAAAGCTTGTGTCAGAAACGCCGCAGGCAAAAGCACATCCTCATCGGTAAACAATGGTTCAAGTTCATAAGGCAGATACAACCCATTCCGCTCCACCACAGTAACTTCTTTGATTAGGAAAAAGGGAACGCCAAGGATATCAAGCTCCACCGTTCCGTTCAGATCATCCACTTCAATGGAGCCTTGGGTGATCTCTGCCAGCTGGCGGGCTGAAATCCACCACTCTCCGTCACGGAGTTCTGCATCTAACGTCAATGCTTCGCCCCTCTGATGTTCTACCTGTTCTTCCTGCAATTTACGCTCAATTTGCTCAACCGCCTGCTGTTCTGAGCCAGGAGACTGTGCACACCCGGCCAGAGCAAGCATGATGACAATAAATGTCGCTGTCCGTAAACGTTTCTGTATTGTAAACAAAGGGTCTCCATCCTTTTTATCAGATTGATTCTATTATCGATCTATTACTTCCTATTATAAAGGATGGTGTCAGGAAAAACAAAACACCTCTGGTCCTAATTGGGTTACCTTTTGTTACAGCGATCACCTTTATGCTGATGCCTGATGGTTTCTCTCACTTACCTCTTGGGAACTTTCTACCAAACGCTGAAAGACTTCAGTCCAGGAATGTTGGAGTGCTAACAGCCGAGAATTGCGTCCCAGTTGAAGGCGAAGCCCATGTTCGGTTACCAACTTAAGCAGCGCATGTCTGAAAGCACGGACATCACGGGGCGGACATAGGTAACCGTTCTGCCCTTCTTGAACTAAGTGCTTCACCCCTCCCCCATTGGCCCCGATAACCGGTAATCCTGATGCCATCGCCTCCAAAACGACATTGCCAAAGGTTTCGGTCGGAGAAGGGAATAAAAACAGATCGCTCGACGCATATAGTTGAGCCAATTCCCTTCCTTGTTTGAAGCCGGCCAGGGTGATGTGTGGGGAATTAACCTGACATAAATCGGAATAAAGCGGCCCATCTCCCACGATGATCAGTTGAGTTTGCTTTATAACCGGTTTCGGAAGGCTAAGAAAACTGTGAATGGCGGTCGGCACATCTTTTTCCGGAGCAAGCCGTCCAACATATAAAGCCAGAATACGTTTGCCTTGGCCATATTGGTGACGGATGTCAGGGCTATAATGAGCGGGAGAAAAGAAATAATGGTCGACACCCCGCGGCCATATTTCCAGATTGTTGTGGACTCTGTGGTGAAGTAACTTTTCTTTTGTGCTTTGCGAGGGAACATATACTTTTTTGGCTGGCCGGTGAAACCAGCGCATGTAATGCCAAATCCACTTTTCCATAAAGGACAGGTTATAATAACGCAGATACTCATCAAAATGGGTGTGATAGGAGGCAACCAGAGGGATCCCATGTTTGCGGGCATATTGCACACCAAATAATCCGACATTGAAAGGAGTTGCCACGTGAATTAAGGAGGTTCCAAATAAGCGGTTAACTGTCCCAAGGTTCTGGCCACACCATTGATTTCAGGCGCATAAGTGTCGGAAAAAATGGCCACTCTCATACAACTTCCCCCTTCAACATAACATAACTCTGTTTTAATCCAACTGTATCATAACAGTGTTAATTAACCGTTAAGATGAGGTTAAAAAATGAGGCTTTAGTTTTAACATGAGCTTAAAACTGGCTTAACAAAGTTTAGATAAAATGTAGTTAGAAAACTGGAAGGAGGAACGCCGATGGACCGCATGAAGATGTGGTTGGCTGATCAGGATGTGAAATGGTTTGGCTTTGTTAATCAGCGGCTTCATTGTCAACTCTTGGATATTTTACTTCCTCGTATAACCCACTTGGGGGGTGCTACTGCAACCCTGACCGGGCTGGGACTTACCATGATATTATGCTCTGACCCTATCCGCCTGTGGGCGGTTCAAGCCCTTATCGCACTAATTATCAGTCATGTTGCCGTCCAAGTGATCAAGAAAATTGTTCCCCGGCAACGCCCCTATCTGATATTGCCTGGCACCCGCCTTTGTCCTCATCCGCTCAAGGATTACTCCTTTCCTTCCGGCCACTTCACCGCCAGCTTTTCCATCGCCAGTGTCTTTGCCCTGCATTCCATTGTACTTGCTTTTCTGGTTGTTCCCCTCGCTGTGGCCATTGCCTTCTCTCGCATGTATTTGGGACTTCATTATCCAACGGATTGCCTCGCCGGCGCCGTGCTGGGCACGGTGACAGCCTGCTGTGTCGTGTGGATATCCGGCTTCTAAAAGAATAGAACTTTAAGGCTCATGCCCTCTGCGATTAAAAAAACCCTTCGGAAAAAAGTAGACAGCCTTTCAAACCAGAAGGGCTGCTTGGACCCCGGTGAAAACAAACAACCACCCCAGAATGGAGTAGCTGTCTTTTAGTTTTAATGGTTGCCGCAGCTGCCGCAACCACCACTGCATCCCCCGCCGCCGCATCCCAGCTGGTCGAAGAAAGGATTGCCGGTGGGGACCTTAATTGTATCGGAAACCGCATAAGCAATTTTCTCACTGATTTCAATCAAAATCGCTTCAAGTTTTCGTTCCGCCTTCTTAAAGTTGGCCACACTTTCATTTAAGTCCAGCTCACGCTTTAATTGGCGCATTTCCTTTTTGATGCGGTCATAATCTGGATGAAAGCGCCCAAAACGCTCCACCTCTTCATATTGTTCCTTCTTCTGAACAAAACGCTTAATTAATTTTTGCGCTTCCTCATCTTGTTGCAAGCGTTGCTTGCAGATGCGGTAATGCTTCACTTCTTCGGAGCGGAGAATCAGTTGAGTCAGACGGTCAGTCTCCTCAAGGATTTCCGCCAAGTCAAGTGAGGCTATCATGAGGATCAACACCTCCGTCATACTATTGTAACACGTTTTGATTTAAACGGGAAACAACAGTTGGAGGCGGTTTAGCTGGTTGAGTTTATAATATTTTCCTTCCTGGTCATAGACCACCCATTCTCCCTGCTCCGTACGGCAATCAACAGCTTCAATCGTCACCACTCTGCCCTGGTTATCCTCTATTTTTAACTTTAATTGATGGGTGACAGCCTGCTGCACCATGTCCCGTTTGGTTGAGGCATGATAAGAGGTGAAATGTTTTTTCCAGGTATCTGGCAGCTGGTTCCAGGCCGGAATGGCATCAGTATAATCAGGAAAAACATTTTCCACTTTCAGCTGCTGCTGTTTATCCCTGGGAAAGTTAATCAGTTGAGGCTCAAGGGGTTTGAGCGTTTCTCGCCCGTCATGCCCCTTATCGGTGCTGAGCTGAATCCCCTTTTTGTGCAGGATCTGGGCAATCTCAGGCAGGCTGCCTCCCTTGGCCAGCAACAGATGCGGCGTAACAGCCCTAAGGGTAAATGATTGTAACTCAGGCATCTGCAAAATGGCCCGGGCCAGTTCCTGCTCATGAATTTCCAGTACGGTCATTTCCTGCAGGCTCACTTGATTATGCTGTTTCTGCCACAATTTAAGTGACGCTTTAAACGTCTCAGGCACCGGTGTGCTGCTGTTCTGTTCAAACCAGCCCAGCCACTCTGTTAATGATCGCTGTACGCTAGCCATACGCTGTACATAAGCCTGATCCAAACTTAAAACCAGCATCTCCTGCCAGGAATCTAGGGCCAAAATCTCAGTCAGCCGCCACAGATCACGGAAAGGAACCACCTGGGGCACAAGTACCTCCATGGGGGGTTGTATCCACCATGGACACAGATTTTCATCATGGAGGTGGTAACGCCATACCTTTTCACCTTGAGGTGTTTCGGCGTAGTCAACCAACCCTAATCCTGCCAGCGGTAAGATCACTTCCTGCTCCAGACGGGTGACGATCTCTCCTGCGGGCGGCAAGGCGTAGTGTCTTTCCCACACTTCAACCGGAGAAAGCAGGTACACCCATTCGGACTGGCCATCTTTTTGTTGATTGAGCAACCGGGCCATATCAACCATATAACGCTGCAACCAGGGAGATGAGGGAACGTAATGGCTAAACCAATACTGTAAAAACTGCTCACTCATCTTTTGACGGGAATAGCTCATCCACTGTTCGGCCTGCTCCAGATCCAGCACCGCCCCCTGTTCATACCAGCGAATGAGCTTCTCTCTGGTCATGAAATCGAGCAACAGAGCAATATCTTTGGAATATGTTTCCCTGTTGCTGACAGTCAACGGACATTCCTCCAGATTCTTCTCACGGTCGGGCAGTCTGTCCTGCCAGGTACGCAAGATCCGCTTATGAATACTTCTACGTTTGGTTAAGGGAAGAGAGGTGTTTTTCACTTGGCGCCACTCATACATGAGCCAGAACAGGTCTACCAAAACCGAAGGATGAGCGGAGTAGAGGTTGGTCACCGATTCCTGGCAAACTTCCCAAGCTCTAGTTTGATTAACTTTAAGATATGTTTCATACAGGCTGTATCTGATATCCACCGGCATGTAGTAGGCCACCTCTCCCCATTGGCGGCGCAAGGTATAGATAACCCCTTTTCTTATCAACCCCGTTAAACCCAGACGAAATAAGTTGGGTTTTAACACATCCTGTTCCTCTTCCACTTGACGATATGTTAAAAAGTCGTCCCCGATGTGAAACAGAAAGTGATGCACCACCTCCTGCTCATAATGGGAAAGGGAGCGATACAACATGTGGATGGCTTGACCGTCAGACAAGAGAGCAGCCAGCTGTCTGCGCAAACACTCCTCTTCAGCTCCGTGCTGCTCCTCTTTTATGTTAGTGGAACCCGCCAGCTCTTGCACTATGTTTGCTGTTTCTACCGGTGGTGTTAATCCTTTCCATTCGCCCAGGATGTTTTTAATCATCGAACCGGAAAGCGTAGCGATCAAATCCCAAGCCTGTTTCATATCCGTACCCCTTTCCGCTCACAGTCAACCACTTCATAGTGATAACCCTGTTCCACCAAAAATAGCTGGCGCTTCAGCGCATAATCCTGGTCCTTGGTATCTTTGGTGACAATATGGTAAAAATAAGCTTTGTTCTCTCCTGGTTTGGGGCGCAAAATACGGCCCAGCCTTTGAGCTTCCTCCTGCCTTGATCCATAAGTGCCGGACACTTGAATGGCCACGGTGGCATCGGGGAGATCAATGGCAAAGTTAGCCACTTTGGATACGGCCAGAACACGAATCTCTCCCTGCCGGAAGCGTTCATAAAGGCGGTCCCTTTCTTCCTGCTTCATCTTTCCTGTAATCACTGGTACATTAAGCAAGGTGCCCAATTCTTCCAGCTGGCGGACATATTGGCCGATAATCAGCACCTGGTCATCCCGGTGCTTGTCCAACACTTCTTGAACAACGGCCACTTTGTTCGGATTCTCCTGGGCGATGCGCATTTTGTGCCGCTCTGGGGCCAAGTGATAGGCCTCTTTTAAAAATGGATCCAGACCGACCCTTATTTCGGTACAAGTGGCCTGGGCAATATGCCCCTCTTGTTCAAGATATTTCCAGGGCAAATCATAGCGTTTGGGTCCAATCAGACTGAACACATCTTCTTCCCGTCCATCTTCTCGCACTAACGTAGCTGTCAGTCCCAGACGGCGGGTAGATTGAAGCTCTGCCGTGACCCGGAATACAGGGGCTGGCAACAGGTGCACTTCATCATAGATAATTAAGCCCCACCGCCTGTACCTGAAGAGATGCAAATGACCAAAGGACTCGGTTTGGGCTGGACGGTAGGTGAGCATGTGATAAGTGGTTACCGTCACCGGTTTTAGCTCTTTAACCTGCGACGTATACTCTCCCACTTCATTTTCCGTCAGTGTGGTTTTTTCTAATATTTCCCTTTTCCATTGCCTGACAGAGGTTGCATTGTTCGTCATTATAAGGGTGGCACATTGCTGCCTGACCAGAGCCGCAATGCCGATCACCGTCTTTCCAGCTCCGCAAGGAAGCACCAATACGCCTTGACCGCCATAAGCTGAATCAGCACCAAAAAAAGCGTTCACCGCCTCGCGCTGGTAATCCCGTAATCGAAACGGCGTACCGTCAGGCAAACAGGAAACGAAGGAGCAGGGCAGAGGTTCTCCGTCATCATAACCTGCTTCGTCTTTGACAGGGTGGCCAAGGCGGATGCACTGTTGTTTAAGCTCTCCCCTCTTGTCAGGTCTGGCAACCACTCCCCACTTCCGTTCATTGCTCCATACCACTGGTCTGGGCTCACCAAGGAAACAGGATGATAATGACGGATAATCAACGACCGCCAACAATTCTTCAACTTTGTCAGCCATTAAATATAAATGACCAGCATGGGAGACAAGAATCAGCCGTCCATACTTGGCCATATCTTCCCGGATAGATTGTTTTAGATCAGTGGTTAAGGGGAACTTAGCATAATCTTGCAAAAAAGCAATAATAGCTTCTGCCCGTTGGCCCTGGGCAGCAGCATGCCACAAGGATAAAGATGTGATGCGATAGGTATGTATATAATCTGGGCTCTTGATTAATTCACTAAACAGATGCAGCTTTTGACGCACTTCTTCAAATTGGGGATGGTTAACTTCCACATAGATGGTACGGTCAGGTTGTATCACAAGTGGCCGGTCAGCAAGATAGTTCATTGTTTTCACCTTTCTATCGATTGCAACATAACGTTTTCTTTTATATAGTTTAAACGAAAGGAGAGAGGGATATGAACCTTTCAGCCGCTGATTTTCCACACTGGATTGAAGAAAAACTTGAAGAGATCCGCAAAACAGGAGGCGTACTTACCGTTTCGGACGACACACATACCTACATCCTGCTGGCCACAGGAGAGCGGCCTACAGGCGGATACAGCATTAAAGTGGTCGATGCCGAAGAGAGGGAGAAAAACGGGAAAGCCTATATACTGATCAAAGCTAAAGAGATCAGGCCGGCTCCGGATGACTTCGTAATCCAGGTGATTACTTACCCCACTGCCGTCTACCGCCTGCCCAAAACAGATCTTCCGGTTAAAGTAGAATGGGTCAGGTCTTAAACCCCGTTAGTACCAAAAGACCCCGGTCATGATATGCCGGGGTTTTTTTCTAACACCTTCCTAATCTAAGATTTAATCTGAGATCTTAATTATCCAGAATCTGAGGATATTGTCTTGGGAAGGTATTTCTGGATCAGCGGCAGGAACGTTCTGGTAGGGATAGCAAAGCCCATACTTTGGTGAGATTGAATAATGATGGCGTTCATTCCGATCACCTGGCCTTTGGTATTGAACAAGGGCCCGCCGCTGTTCCCAGGATTTAAGGTGGCATCGGTTTGTAACATGCCTTCATATTCGTTATTGGCCGTAGATACTGTCCGCTCCTTCCCACTTAATATGCCCATCGTTAATGTATGTTCAAAGCCAAAGGGATTGCCAATGGCAAAAACACGTTCGCCAACATGGGCATCTTTACAAAAGGTGACCGTAGGCAACTTTTTGGAGGGGTTGATTTTGAGCACAGCCACATCCTTGTCTTGCTGGGCCCAAACCAGCTTGGCCTGATAAAGTTCCGGGCGTTTTCCCCATTTGACTTTTGCTGCCCTTATCCCGGCCACCACGTGATAGCAGGTTAAAATATATCCTTTGGGATGAATAATCATGCCGCTTCCGTAACTAACTTTGCGTTCCTCCCGTTCAGGGAAAAAAAAGTAGGGAGATAAGAGTAAGTCCTCTCTTTCAGGACCGGCTTTCATGCCTTCGATGGAGACAATACGATGCTTTAGTTTACGATATAAATCGGCTATCCGGCTACTCATGTTGGCAACGACTCCTTATCGAATAGTCGGCCTTCCCGTTGTCCAGCCCCCATGATAATCAGGTCGTGTCACCCCGCTCTGAATGGGAGCACGAGGATAGGAATAATATTGGGACCGGTCAGTCCCTGGATGAGGACGGGGATAGGGATGGGTCACAGGGGCGTGAGTACCGGTTCCACCATGCAATTGCCTGAGCAGCACATTGACCTGCTCTACCACTTGATTGACCTCAGCCAGTTTATGTGCAAATTTGTTTAAATCTATCTGCCGGGCTAAGCGGGTAAGATGATTAAATAAAATGATATCCGGGGAGATCACACCAGTGTGGTTAATGGGAGAGCCTGCTTTTCTTTTCTTCGTTCGGTTACGCTGCCCCTGCTGCTCTTTTACTCTCGTGTGGTGCATAAGGCGTGCGTCCCGGTTTCCGCTTCTGTTTGACACATGCTGCCGGGCCGGGTTGACCCACTTCTTTTGGTTAGCCATGATGCGCACTCCTTACTGGTATATGCTTGTTAACTAGTATCATCTTATGGAACACCATGCAGATATGTTCCATAAACTACTCATGGGTGTAAACACATCATAGAGAGGAATCCGCATCCATGATCATTATCGCGCACAGAGGCTCATCCCAGCTTGCACCGGAAAATACATTACCTGCGATCAAACAAGCCGTAAGAGATCAGATTGAAGCCATTGAAATTGACGTGCAAATGACAAAAGACAGTCAGGTTATTGTCTTCCACGATGAATGGTTAGGCCGCACCACTAATGGGAGCGGATTTGTTTATGATACGCCGTATGCCGAGATTCGCCGATTGGATGCTGGGGAGTGGTTTCATCCTCGCTTCAAAGGAACCCATGTTCCTCTGCTTGAAGAGGTGCTGCACCTGCTACAAGATCAGCCGGTTACCCTTCATATTGAACTCAAAAATCACTTAATTGATTACCCGGGATTGGAACAAAGCGTGATTGACTTGGTCCAGCGTTACCAGATGGACAACAAGGTCATTTTGTCCTCTTTCAGAGTCGATAGTCTGGAAACTTGCCTCTACATGGCACCTCACATTCGGCGCGGACTGTTATGTTGGGGAACACTGCTGCCCTTTTTTACCACTGATGAATGGCGCCAGCTCGACCTATATTCCGTTCATCCCCATGTCTCGTTAGTGGGAGAAAATCTGCGCCCCCTTCAGCAAGAAGGGTATTACATTTTCCCCTATGTCGTTGAACGGAAATCCCAACTAGCGCTGTGCCAACAATATGAGGTGGATGGACTGTTTACCAACTGCCCCCGCCGCATTAAAAAGCTTCTCAAGCAAAACTGACTTCCAATCGATAAAAACCTCGGACGATTTATTCCGAGGGTTATTGTTTGACAAAATTTTGCGTATAGTATTTATCCACC
This Caldalkalibacillus uzonensis DNA region includes the following protein-coding sequences:
- a CDS encoding M23 family metallopeptidase: MFTIQKRLRTATFIVIMLALAGCAQSPGSEQQAVEQIERKLQEEQVEHQRGEALTLDAELRDGEWWISARQLAEITQGSIEVDDLNGTVELDILGVPFFLIKEVTVVERNGLYLPYELEPLFTDEDVLLPAAFLTQALEAEYELLETDEKVQLWLDDEAIATFSQHGQTTSDLKALSADDLINYLSFLSNPIPGAQISTRESHLPGAPRPYRNGYHEGIDWYAGVTGIDIGLDTPVLSVADGIVVRADNDYVEMDLEERESYLSWAAQLSDTPTYILDKLRGRSVWVQYDHGVMIRYVHLSAVEEGIEVGKEVKRGDVLGYVGNSGTSFAVKGDEYGGLHLHADLLIYGELFWKHLDHLDEVRYVLEHIFQDEPKQLPDAGD
- a CDS encoding phosphatase PAP2 family protein codes for the protein MDRMKMWLADQDVKWFGFVNQRLHCQLLDILLPRITHLGGATATLTGLGLTMILCSDPIRLWAVQALIALIISHVAVQVIKKIVPRQRPYLILPGTRLCPHPLKDYSFPSGHFTASFSIASVFALHSIVLAFLVVPLAVAIAFSRMYLGLHYPTDCLAGAVLGTVTACCVVWISGF
- a CDS encoding YlbF family regulator, with product MIASLDLAEILEETDRLTQLILRSEEVKHYRICKQRLQQDEEAQKLIKRFVQKKEQYEEVERFGRFHPDYDRIKKEMRQLKRELDLNESVANFKKAERKLEAILIEISEKIAYAVSDTIKVPTGNPFFDQLGCGGGGCSGGCGSCGNH
- a CDS encoding protease complex subunit PrcB family protein, with protein sequence MNLSAADFPHWIEEKLEEIRKTGGVLTVSDDTHTYILLATGERPTGGYSIKVVDAEEREKNGKAYILIKAKEIRPAPDDFVIQVITYPTAVYRLPKTDLPVKVEWVRS
- a CDS encoding glycerophosphodiester phosphodiesterase family protein, translated to MIIIAHRGSSQLAPENTLPAIKQAVRDQIEAIEIDVQMTKDSQVIVFHDEWLGRTTNGSGFVYDTPYAEIRRLDAGEWFHPRFKGTHVPLLEEVLHLLQDQPVTLHIELKNHLIDYPGLEQSVIDLVQRYQMDNKVILSSFRVDSLETCLYMAPHIRRGLLCWGTLLPFFTTDEWRQLDLYSVHPHVSLVGENLRPLQQEGYYIFPYVVERKSQLALCQQYEVDGLFTNCPRRIKKLLKQN
- a CDS encoding DNA repair helicase XPB, translating into MNYLADRPLVIQPDRTIYVEVNHPQFEEVRQKLHLFSELIKSPDYIHTYRITSLSLWHAAAQGQRAEAIIAFLQDYAKFPLTTDLKQSIREDMAKYGRLILVSHAGHLYLMADKVEELLAVVDYPSLSSCFLGEPRPVVWSNERKWGVVARPDKRGELKQQCIRLGHPVKDEAGYDDGEPLPCSFVSCLPDGTPFRLRDYQREAVNAFFGADSAYGGQGVLVLPCGAGKTVIGIAALVRQQCATLIMTNNATSVRQWKREILEKTTLTENEVGEYTSQVKELKPVTVTTYHMLTYRPAQTESFGHLHLFRYRRWGLIIYDEVHLLPAPVFRVTAELQSTRRLGLTATLVREDGREEDVFSLIGPKRYDLPWKYLEQEGHIAQATCTEIRVGLDPFLKEAYHLAPERHKMRIAQENPNKVAVVQEVLDKHRDDQVLIIGQYVRQLEELGTLLNVPVITGKMKQEERDRLYERFRQGEIRVLAVSKVANFAIDLPDATVAIQVSGTYGSRQEEAQRLGRILRPKPGENKAYFYHIVTKDTKDQDYALKRQLFLVEQGYHYEVVDCERKGVRI
- a CDS encoding glycosyltransferase family 4 protein, which produces MATPFNVGLFGVQYARKHGIPLVASYHTHFDEYLRYYNLSFMEKWIWHYMRWFHRPAKKVYVPSQSTKEKLLHHRVHNNLEIWPRGVDHYFFSPAHYSPDIRHQYGQGKRILALYVGRLAPEKDVPTAIHSFLSLPKPVIKQTQLIIVGDGPLYSDLCQVNSPHITLAGFKQGRELAQLYASSDLFLFPSPTETFGNVVLEAMASGLPVIGANGGGVKHLVQEGQNGYLCPPRDVRAFRHALLKLVTEHGLRLQLGRNSRLLALQHSWTEVFQRLVESSQEVSERNHQASA
- a CDS encoding S1C family serine protease — translated: MSSRIADLYRKLKHRIVSIEGMKAGPEREDLLLSPYFFFPEREERKVSYGSGMIIHPKGYILTCYHVVAGIRAAKVKWGKRPELYQAKLVWAQQDKDVAVLKINPSKKLPTVTFCKDAHVGERVFAIGNPFGFEHTLTMGILSGKERTVSTANNEYEGMLQTDATLNPGNSGGPLFNTKGQVIGMNAIIIQSHQSMGFAIPTRTFLPLIQKYLPKTISSDSG